A portion of the Paenibacillus sp. PvR098 genome contains these proteins:
- a CDS encoding PDZ domain-containing protein produces the protein MDWVMELSVRGLHALLQLFMHPLYYVGILFIVLQYRRQIAFERKLFSTKLHSLLSETWRTVLWGWIGGIAASVIMAGVGATIEPEAVLLLWIISLLLIWIRVRFLCWAYAVGIIGILQAIVLAVPALQDGGAAWAWITKPLLALNMPSLLALTAILHLVEAMLIRGQGPRFGTPMFFESKRGKIVGGYQLQGFWPVALFLLVPIQNSGGVPLPWTPLLGGDLWSSGWTIIGFPVMIGFSEMTMSRLPKEKVRISSNWLVLYSGVLLLFAVMAALWPWLTFVACLLCIVMHEAMIVYSRWDEARRIPIYVHGDKGLYILGILPGSPAEELGLVVGETLHKINGVRVRTKQELHLAMQQNSAFCKLEVLNLAGESKFLKRAVFFGDHHQLGIILAPDQDALHFAEEKQTSIWAYLSRRLIGLKNNKPGSKSM, from the coding sequence ATGGATTGGGTTATGGAGTTGAGTGTTCGAGGGCTTCATGCTCTGTTGCAATTGTTCATGCACCCATTATATTATGTAGGAATATTATTCATCGTGTTACAATACCGCAGGCAAATTGCGTTTGAACGCAAGCTGTTTTCTACGAAACTTCATTCGCTACTGTCGGAAACCTGGCGCACTGTGCTGTGGGGATGGATCGGCGGCATTGCCGCTTCTGTTATCATGGCGGGAGTGGGCGCAACGATCGAGCCCGAAGCCGTGCTGCTGCTGTGGATTATTTCTTTGCTGTTGATATGGATTCGCGTGAGGTTTTTGTGTTGGGCTTATGCTGTCGGCATCATCGGCATCCTTCAGGCGATTGTGCTTGCGGTTCCGGCTTTGCAGGACGGCGGCGCAGCTTGGGCTTGGATAACTAAGCCTCTGCTCGCGTTGAATATGCCTTCCTTGCTAGCACTTACGGCCATACTCCATTTGGTGGAGGCCATGCTTATTCGCGGGCAGGGGCCCAGGTTCGGTACGCCGATGTTCTTTGAGAGCAAGCGGGGCAAAATTGTCGGGGGATATCAGCTTCAAGGGTTTTGGCCGGTGGCGCTGTTCCTTCTCGTTCCCATACAAAACAGCGGTGGCGTGCCGCTTCCGTGGACGCCGCTGCTAGGAGGAGATTTGTGGAGCAGCGGTTGGACGATCATCGGTTTTCCCGTTATGATCGGTTTTTCGGAAATGACGATGTCGAGGCTTCCGAAGGAGAAGGTTAGGATCAGCTCGAATTGGCTTGTGCTATATTCTGGGGTACTGCTGTTGTTTGCGGTAATGGCCGCCTTATGGCCTTGGCTCACATTTGTCGCGTGCTTGCTGTGCATCGTCATGCACGAAGCGATGATCGTCTATAGCCGCTGGGATGAAGCCAGACGAATTCCTATATATGTGCACGGAGATAAAGGACTGTATATATTAGGTATTCTCCCTGGAAGTCCGGCAGAGGAGCTTGGACTTGTAGTTGGCGAGACGCTGCATAAAATCAACGGCGTGCGCGTACGGACCAAACAGGAGCTTCATCTGGCAATGCAGCAGAATTCCGCCTTTTGTAAGCTGGAGGTGCTGAATTTGGCGGGAGAAAGCAAATTTTTGAAACGGGCGGTGTTTTTTGGGGATCATCATCAGCTGGGAATCATTCTGGCACCCGATCAGGATGCGCTGCACTTCGCGGAGGAAAAGCAGACTTCGATCTGGGCTTACTTAAGCCGAAGGCTTATAGGACTCAAGAACAACAAACCGGGGTCGAAGTCGATGTAA
- the uvrB gene encoding excinuclease ABC subunit UvrB encodes MNEVVVSDKKFELVSDYVPQGDQPEAIKRLVESIRSGQRHQALLGATGTGKTFTAAHVIAQLNRPTLLIAHNKTLAAQLCSELQEFFPNNAVSYFVSYYDYYQPEAYIPSSDTYIEKDSSINEEIDKLRHSATSSLFERRDVIIVASVSCIYGLGSPMEYRDLVLSLRVGMERSRNEILHRLIDIQYQRNDMNFVRGTFRVRGDVIEIFPASHGEQAVRVELFGDEIERITEIDVLTGEIIGQRDHIAIFPASHFVTHEDTMKRALVNIERELEERLAELREQGKLLEAQRLEQRTRYDIEMMQEMGFCSGIENYSGPLTFRERGATPYTLLDYFPDDLLILVDESHVSLPQIRAMYNGDRARKEVLVDHGFRLPSALDNRPLRFEEFEQKINQIVYISATPGPYEIEHCPQMVEQIIRPTGLIDPEIEVRPTKGQIDDLLGEIQDRIKKDERVLVTTLTKKMAEDLTDYFKEIGIKVRYLHSDIKTLERMQILRELRLGVFHVLVGINLLREGLDLPEVSLVTILDADKEGFLRSERSLIQTIGRAARNSNGRVIMYGDKITDSMAKALDETNRRRSIQMAYNEKHGITPQTIQKKVRDVIEATKVAEQKTEYLAEVKQTKMSKKDRLSLIERLEKEMKDAAKNLQFERAAELRDAVLELKAEL; translated from the coding sequence ATGAACGAGGTAGTAGTAAGCGATAAGAAATTTGAGCTGGTGTCGGATTACGTGCCTCAAGGCGACCAGCCGGAAGCGATCAAACGATTGGTGGAGAGTATACGTTCCGGCCAGAGGCATCAGGCTCTGCTTGGCGCGACGGGCACGGGCAAAACCTTTACGGCAGCGCATGTCATCGCTCAGTTGAACCGGCCGACACTGCTGATCGCTCACAATAAGACGCTCGCTGCACAGCTGTGCAGCGAGCTTCAAGAGTTTTTTCCGAATAATGCAGTATCGTATTTTGTAAGTTATTATGATTATTATCAGCCGGAGGCGTATATTCCGTCGTCTGACACCTACATTGAGAAAGATTCCAGCATTAACGAAGAAATCGATAAGCTGCGGCATTCCGCAACGAGCTCTTTGTTCGAGCGCAGGGATGTCATCATCGTGGCCAGTGTGTCTTGTATTTACGGCCTGGGTTCGCCGATGGAGTACCGTGATTTGGTGCTTTCGCTGCGCGTAGGGATGGAACGATCCCGCAATGAAATTTTGCATCGGCTGATTGACATTCAATATCAAAGAAATGATATGAACTTTGTTCGCGGCACCTTCCGCGTCCGCGGTGACGTCATTGAAATCTTTCCGGCTTCGCACGGGGAGCAGGCGGTTCGCGTTGAGCTGTTTGGGGATGAGATCGAACGAATTACGGAGATTGATGTGCTGACCGGAGAGATTATCGGTCAGAGGGATCATATCGCGATCTTCCCGGCTTCCCACTTCGTAACCCACGAGGATACGATGAAGCGGGCGCTTGTCAATATCGAGCGGGAGCTGGAGGAGCGGCTCGCCGAGCTGAGGGAACAGGGGAAGCTGCTGGAGGCCCAGCGGTTGGAGCAGCGGACGCGCTATGACATAGAGATGATGCAGGAGATGGGGTTCTGCTCGGGCATCGAGAACTATTCGGGACCGCTGACGTTTCGCGAACGCGGAGCCACGCCGTACACTTTGTTGGATTATTTTCCGGACGATCTGCTGATCCTTGTCGATGAATCGCATGTCTCTCTGCCACAGATTCGCGCCATGTACAATGGCGACCGCGCACGTAAGGAAGTGCTGGTGGATCATGGCTTCCGTCTGCCATCGGCGCTGGATAACCGGCCGCTCCGGTTTGAGGAATTCGAGCAAAAAATCAATCAAATCGTATATATCTCCGCCACGCCCGGACCCTACGAAATCGAACACTGCCCGCAGATGGTGGAGCAGATCATTCGGCCAACAGGCCTGATTGATCCGGAGATCGAGGTAAGGCCTACAAAGGGACAAATCGACGATCTGCTTGGAGAAATTCAAGATCGCATCAAGAAGGACGAACGCGTGCTGGTGACGACGCTGACCAAGAAGATGGCGGAAGATTTAACCGACTATTTCAAGGAAATCGGCATTAAGGTTCGCTACCTTCACTCAGATATCAAGACGTTGGAGCGGATGCAGATTTTACGGGAACTGCGGCTTGGTGTATTTCATGTACTGGTAGGGATCAACCTTCTGCGTGAAGGTCTTGATCTTCCTGAAGTCTCCCTTGTGACGATACTCGACGCGGATAAGGAAGGCTTTCTTCGTTCCGAGCGGTCGCTTATTCAGACAATCGGGCGGGCGGCGCGGAACTCAAATGGCCGCGTAATCATGTACGGCGATAAGATCACCGATTCGATGGCTAAAGCGTTGGATGAAACCAATCGACGCCGAAGCATCCAGATGGCTTACAATGAAAAACACGGCATTACGCCGCAGACGATACAGAAGAAAGTGCGCGATGTGATTGAAGCGACGAAGGTTGCCGAACAGAAGACGGAATACTTGGCGGAGGTTAAGCAGACCAAGATGTCCAAGAAGGACCGGTTGTCCTTGATCGAACGCTTAGAGAAGGAAATGAAGGATGCAGCCAAAAATCTGCAGTTCGAACGCGCTGCGGAGCTGCGCGATGCTGTGCTTGAGCTGAAGGCGGAGCTGTAA
- a CDS encoding flagellar motor protein — MDITTILGILIGIGALIGGYVWDGGHLKALFVPSAALIVFGGTIGAVVVSFPKSQLKQISSALKLAFQESKRDSSIVIEELVDMSTTARREGVLSLEQRALEHPDAFLREGLVMVVDGTDPELTKQILELEIDALENRHEGWAKIFESAGGFAPTMGIIGTVMGLIHVLGNLSDPGSLGPSIAVAFSATLYGVGSANVIYLPIASKIKIRSKETIAEMEMMLEGILALQAGENPQLIKKKLYSFLHQEQKTVEGAGEADGEEK; from the coding sequence TTGGATATAACTACAATTCTTGGAATTCTCATTGGTATAGGAGCACTGATCGGAGGTTACGTTTGGGACGGTGGACACTTAAAAGCATTGTTTGTTCCAAGTGCCGCGTTAATTGTTTTCGGGGGAACGATCGGCGCGGTTGTGGTCAGCTTTCCAAAGTCCCAGCTCAAGCAAATCAGCAGCGCACTGAAGTTGGCATTCCAAGAGTCCAAGAGAGATTCCTCTATCGTCATTGAAGAACTGGTCGACATGTCTACCACTGCCCGAAGGGAAGGAGTACTTTCCTTAGAACAGCGAGCGTTGGAACATCCCGACGCGTTTCTGAGAGAAGGTCTGGTGATGGTTGTCGACGGAACGGATCCGGAATTAACAAAGCAAATTCTCGAGCTGGAAATCGACGCGCTGGAGAATCGCCATGAAGGCTGGGCTAAAATCTTCGAATCGGCGGGTGGCTTTGCCCCAACTATGGGAATCATCGGTACGGTGATGGGGCTTATTCACGTCCTCGGAAACTTATCCGACCCGGGTTCGCTTGGTCCTTCGATCGCCGTGGCATTCTCCGCTACGTTATATGGAGTCGGTTCGGCTAACGTCATTTATTTACCGATAGCAAGCAAAATTAAAATTCGCAGTAAGGAGACCATAGCCGAAATGGAAATGATGCTCGAGGGCATCCTGGCGCTTCAAGCCGGCGAAAACCCTCAGCTCATCAAGAAAAAGCTGTACTCCTTCCTTCATCAGGAACAAAAAACAGTTGAAGGCGCAGGTGAGGCCGATGGCGAGGAGAAATAA
- a CDS encoding flagellar motor protein MotB: MARRNKRKVYAPHENHERWLITYADLITLLLIFFVVMYAMSKIDVQKYEVLSQSLKSEFLKPDSIMQQGEGIMGGTNPTKGDETKTEPQGQEEQQLENLLEQIQAYIKQNQLQAQVSAANTPRGVAITLNDLFLFDLGNAELKPDAFPILNQLATLFPSLDATISIEGHTDNLPLATGSVFRDNWGLSQARSLSVLRYFVSTAQFDQRKFISTSFADTRPVAENNTPENRSKNRRVEIVVLRESSNP; the protein is encoded by the coding sequence ATGGCGAGGAGAAATAAACGTAAGGTCTATGCGCCGCACGAAAATCATGAGCGCTGGTTGATTACTTACGCCGATTTGATTACGCTGCTGCTGATCTTCTTCGTCGTCATGTACGCCATGAGTAAAATCGATGTTCAGAAGTATGAAGTATTGTCCCAATCGCTGAAATCGGAATTTCTGAAACCCGACTCCATCATGCAGCAAGGTGAAGGTATAATGGGAGGGACGAACCCGACTAAGGGTGATGAGACAAAGACCGAACCGCAGGGGCAAGAAGAACAGCAGCTCGAAAATTTACTGGAGCAAATTCAAGCCTACATCAAGCAGAATCAGCTTCAGGCTCAAGTCTCTGCTGCAAATACCCCTCGCGGGGTCGCCATTACGCTAAACGACCTGTTCTTGTTCGATTTGGGTAATGCCGAACTCAAGCCCGACGCGTTCCCGATCTTGAATCAGCTTGCAACGCTATTCCCTTCACTGGATGCGACCATCAGCATTGAAGGACATACGGACAATCTGCCGCTCGCAACCGGTTCTGTCTTTCGGGATAATTGGGGCTTATCCCAAGCCCGATCGTTATCTGTCCTGAGGTATTTCGTCAGTACCGCACAGTTTGATCAAAGGAAGTTCATTTCGACTTCATTTGCAGATACCCGTCCGGTAGCGGAAAACAACACTCCAGAGAATCGGTCCAAAAACCGACGCGTCGAAATCGTCGTGCTGCGGGAGAGCTCAAACCCTTAA